ACGTAACagtggaaaaaaatacttttttgaaaataaatataataaataaatattcttctgtagaatttaacaacaCTAATCgtatgtggaaattacacaataatataacatttagtaacatgtgataAGTCAAGTCTTCTTCTGATGAATATGGCTTACAGCTTATAAAAACTTAGAATTGAAAATGTCATATAATGAGGGGATTAAAAAAACTGTAGGTTACGATCATCAAAATtgtaataaaggcttgacatatctctctTTGCAAGTAATGAGTTTTTATCAcattagtttcacatttaaagttgatttgctgacatgaatgaacttttaaaagaaattaaatttttttgccTGTATAATAAAAAATGACCGAGTGAACAGCTGGTGGGAGGAATACATGCAACTTTcgtctgactacaattgaacattcacccaCCAAAAAAGGAGCGTTGACTGTGACAAATGGTttcaagcttttgaccacaaacttagttgcTGCTTGGTGACATTCATCTAGTGGCAGACGTGAACTGGAGCTATACtgctagtaggggtgtgggaaaaaaatcgattccaattgcgattctcacgttgtgcgattcagaatcgattctcatttttttaaaaatcgatttttttttttttttaattaatcaatccaaaaaaacaatacacagcaataccataacaatgcaatccaattccaaaaccaaacccaacccagcaacactcagaactgcaataaacagagcaattgagaggagacacaaacacgacacagaacaaaccaaaagtagtgaaaatgaatattatcaacaacagtatcaatattagttacaatttcaacatagtgattaaaaatccctcattgacattatcattagacatttataaaaaataaaaaaaaagaacaatagtgtcacagtggcttacacttgcatcgcatctcataagcttgacaacacactgtgtccaatattttcacagagataaaataagtcatatttttggttaatttgatagttaaaacaaatttacattattgcaatcagttgataaaacattgtcctttacaattataaaagctttttacaaaaatctactactctgcttgcatgtcagaagactggggtagatcctgctgaaatcctatgtattgaatgaatagagaatcgtttcgaatcgggaaaatatcgtttttgaatcgagtatcgcgttgaatcgaaaaaaatcgtgacccaaagaatcgatattgaatcgaatcgtgggacacccaaagattcacagccctaactgCTAGCCTTTCagccagtcagaatctgtctctCAATGTGTTCATCTAAATAAGAATGCATTCATATAGTGCCAACATTATAGGTCGTGTTTTGTTAGTACCTGTTCTATTCACGCCAGATGACTGCTGCTGCTGCCTGGTATGGGATTGATGCGGGTCAAAAACACGACATTCATTTATAGTTATTGCATGCTATatgttcaaatgttttagcatattGCCCGTATGTCATCTTGGTGAAATAGCAGCCTtgcaattattacaagtagcgctgtaAAGGTGCCAACGACTTCTAAGTTTCCTGCTTCACAAACCTGCAGCATTATTagtggtgggggaaataatcgatttttagatgcatcgcaattcagacatggaggtttatagaatcgattagtaaaaGTCAATAAaccatttatttatattaaataaagtaatgcagacagttctaagatttggctgactgcagcgagccatctCACAGAGAGATCCGAACAGCTCCTTTATTATCAGGCACCAGTTttacacacattttcattaatttaataaatgtgggaactGTTTTTTATTATccaaatgaaatgttttttttacagttgcaagtgataaacgcttatttagtgaaacgataagaaatgtaaaactgcatcaatatacataaagatgcatcaataatcaatcTTTAATCGAATCGTGGCTTTTAAATTATAATCATATTCGGAtcgtaggtgcccaaagattctcaCCTCTAGGCATTATAAAGAAGAATTTTTCCAAAATCAAATTTTAATGGCGCAGTCAGTGCCTACTATTTATGGGACTCGAGGAGACTATGAAACGGTAAGTACTAACAGTAGATTGGCAATGTTTGAATGATACGTTAGCAATGTCAGCTCTATTTGTAGTGTAGTTTATAGCCTAGCCTTCTAATTTAGGACAACATCTTCACCAACCTCTGGGAATATAAAGAATGATTTCCCTAAAATCTATTTTTAAGCTTAAGACAGACATGATACGACCCACTGAGCTGCATTCATTTGAAGCCTTTCTTCTGAAATTTCTTCTGCGGTTCCTTTTTGTCCAGGTCCGAGTctggcttgtatatatatatatgactggaTGCTAAAATCTGTAGCAGCTCAAAAGTTGAATATATTTAGAATAAGAAATGTTACTTGCGGGAAGCTTCTCTCTCAAACTACAAATATGGCCACCGGGGCGGGGATGCATGTTCAGTGAGTCTATCTTAACAAGTCCAACTCTCAAAACTGCTTGTTTTGGGCGGCCAAAATGTGGCTTGAAGATATGTCTTCACAGCAAAatattgaccaaagaaccatcactgcatgtcatgtagaccaaaaggaagtgctttaaaaatagaaaaaatatataatagttCCACTTTAAAAGTCATGGTAATCAAGAAATCGCAATGCATACAGTAACCATTCATACTTACTTGCTTTTTTGTGAAGCAACTTGTGAGAAACCCAGCTTCCTTTGAAACATTCCTAAAGAGAGAACATAAGAAAAAAGTGCAATTGCTATTGATCAACAGTCTTAATTATATCACTAAAATTATATTGATCGACATGATTAGCCTTAATAAGCACAAGTGTTATAATTCACTCTAATTTCAAAGTACCGGTAGTAGCAAATAACGGTACTACCTATAGggatgtttattttttatacagTGCTCTAAAGTGGCAAACGCTGCTTATTGTGACACTGCTGTTTTTTTCCGACTTGTGGATGTCTTTTTGGCTGTATCGCATATTACTTTTGGGCTAACACCTTATTCAGGACAATAATGTTTATAAATTACTGGCTGGACATAAGAGGTTCAGTTTGAAAATACTGAACTCTTCAACACTGAATTTAGTTAAATAAAATGTCACAAACAGTTCCTgtttttgttggtgttttgaCTGTGTTCTGTTAATGCTACTTAAGTAAAAATGAACACTTAACCGAGAGAGACAAGAACTAAGGCACACTGTCAAGTTGAACGACCAACACCATGGTACAATTGTGCATTTGGAATTTGGAATTTCCGAATTCTTAGTCGGAAATTCCAACTGGAACGCCTTCCGAGGTTGGATTTCTTACTCGGAAAGTAATCACCATCCCAATTAGCTTCAAAGATGGTTCTTAGTGTGAACaatcattttttttctgtatAATTAAAGTTCTACAGGGTTTCCACCAGATTGCGAATATACTGTTCTTGTTGCGGTGGCGCAAGGTCAGGGACGTGGTCAGTATGACGTCGTGATTTTTAATAAGCTGtgatgaaacacacacacacacacacacacacacacacacacacacacacacacacacacacacacacacacacacacacacacacacacacacacacacacacacacacacacacacacacacacacacacacacacacacacacacacacacacacacacacacacacacacacacaaaaaacagtgaagttggttcattgtgtaaatcgtaaataaataaaaatatacaatgatttgcaaatcattttcaacctatattcaattgaatagactgcaaagacaagatacttaacgtccaAACTGGAAAACagtttattttgcaaatattagctcttttggaatttgatgcctgcaaaatgtttcaaaacagctggcacaagtgacaaaaaagactgagaaagttgaggaatgcttatcaaacacttatttggaagatCCCACATGTGaaagggctaattgggaacagatgggtgccatgattgggtataaaagcagcttccatgaaatgctcaatcattcacaaacaaggatggggcgagtcaccactttgtgaacaaatgcgtgagcaaattgtctaacagtttaagaacatttctcaacaagctattgatccctcaggcggtactgccccAAAAaggttgagtcttgggcgcagttgggtgttccaacaggacaatgaccccaaacacacatcaaaagtggtaaaggaatggctaaatcaggctagaattaagattttagaatggccttcccaaagtcctgacttaaaccccattgagaacgtgtggacaatgctgaagaaacaagtccatgtcagaaaaccaacaattttagctgaactgcaccgattttgtcaagaggagtggtcaaaaattcaaccagaagcttgccagaagcttgtggatggctaccaaaagcgccttattgcagtgaaacttgccaagggacatgtaaccaaatattaacattgctgtatgtatactttcgacccagcagatttggtcaccttttcagtagacccataataaattcataaaagaatcaaacttcatgaatgtttttgtgacaaacaagtatgtgctaaaatcactatcacaaaaaaaaaaaaaaaaaagttgtagtaattattggaaactcaagacagccgtgacattatgttctttacaagtgtatgtaaacttttgaccacaactctacatacatatacacatacgtgtatatatatatatatatatatatatatatatatatatatatatatatatatattagggatgtccgatccgatatttggatcggatcggccgccaatatttgcaaaaaaatgcgtatcggcaaggcatgggaaaatgccgatcctgaTATAAAAAAACtccagtccgtgttttccaacgcaccgatttaaataatacattccacttttctgctgctccctaatttccgttccgcattttccagcacaccttcaacacatccacaggtctgtggattctcacgcagttgcttttagctgctggcattacacgacaggctcttctcactctttcctgtgtctccctctcacagacagcaagcgcaccttcttacacacgtcacatactgttacgtcatacgtcacatacgtatacgtcctccccgagcagagaggtagcagcatggctaaccgtagctgtgatgctagcgcagccgtgcgagcaaccttccctctaaggtgcgcgcctgtgcaattgctcaCTGCTCAAGCgcccggcaaatctatgccacgcacaaaatcaaataaaaaaataagcgcataacaattttcgacacacggacacgacagagaaaacaattttcgtcatcattgttcaaatattgtaacgtatgtcgagacgcttatctccgttcggtgccacacgcccacaccatcaaaatgccgaggcaaacatttccagatcaacaccgtatgaaaaaaattgtgattttttttgttgtgatttccttctctgcgtgaaagtttaaaagtagcatatattaatgcagtatgaagaagaatggtttaatgtagacacatagaatcatcatactgctgtgattatatgcatcaagtgttcattcaaggctaaggcaaaatattgagatatatatcgtgtatcgcaatatggccttaaaatatcgcaatattaaataaaggccatatcgcccagccctagttcattgatgccatttctgtttgtcatgtataattttgtctattttgtgtttatccttgaataaacaggtcagtttcttgttaccaaccattgtgtattattcaaactcacctaattcagctggctagttatcaagagtactaaaacccttttcaacatgattctgacaactaagtaggctaaataactttaaactttaatacatgctcggataggccagtatctgtatcggatcggaagtgcaaaaacctggatcgggacatccctaatatatatatatatatatatataaacatatatacatacatataaatatatatatatatatatatatatatacacaccggtacatatacacacacacatatatgttacacgtacatacacacacacacatatatatatacatacatatatatacacacacatatatatatatatatatatatatacacacacacatatatacatatatatatatatatatatatatatatatatatatatgtatgtctatatgtatgtacgtagctATATCACACAGatatatagggctgggcgatatatcgcgggtttgtctctgtgcgagatatatatatatatatatatatatatatatatatatatatatatatatatatatatatatatatatatatatatagatagggctgggcgatatatcgcgggtttgtctctgtgcgatatagaaaatgactattgtGATactcgagtatgcgttctcacgcagttgcttttagctgcgggcattacacttcaggctCTTACTCTTtcctaaggctgggcgatatgactaaaaaatgtatcacgatataagtgtttcattTCAGTCGatgtcgataattattgataaaaaaaaaacaacaattctaaataaaaaccaggagaaaaaaggctgaatttaaatacttttaatTTAAATATAACCTTTAGAACGAGGTCAGCATTAtgaaaaacagtcaaataaatgaaaatactgGTCGATGTGGAAATATTGACATTAAATAAATGCTTAATCCAACAAAATGTGCAAAGTATTGTAATTAAGAAATTAGTAGTGTACAACTCAGGCTTTAAAGCCATATTGGTAACaatatatgcaaataaataacagtcacattaagCAAGCAGAAACAAACATGTCTTACAGAATATTGTAAACATCGGAATAAACTTGCGTCTGAACATCTGTGACAAAACAAACCTGTTACCCTCTTCAGTCATTTATGGAAAAATCAAACCAACttcagcatataaaaaaaataactcaaaCAACTACTCAACCATTGCTTCACTGGCTGCAACAACTCAAACACTGCTTCACTGCAAGTTACTCAACAATTGCCTCACTGCAGATTTTGTGCAAGGAAGACAAGCTGATTGACCATCCCAGGTTTTAAGGCTGCCCTGGTACATGTCACAATATTACCCCCAGTACTAAAAATTATTTCAGAGGGGGTGCTGGTGGCTGGAATGCACAAGTATCCTTTGGCAAGCTGCGACATTCTGGGAAACTTGCGCTCATATACCTTCCACCACTCAAGGGGGTCAGACTCACTGTCGGTATCCAGGCATTTTAGGTAGCTTTTCAGCTCATTTTCCACTTTTTGCCTTTCAGTGAGAGGTGAGGCATCTTCTTCATCGTCTTGACTTtgttttttgaagaaactacctAATGATGGTTGTTTCTTCACACCCAGTGGGAGAGGTGTGGCAGCTTCTCCTTCTGCACCCTGGCCTGCTGTTCCCTCTGAAACctctgcctctgattggcctgtgtTTTCATCCAACATTTCAGACACTGCTCTTTCTTTAATGGCCTCTTCCTTTTCCGGGCTGATGTACTGTGCTTTGAATCTGGGATCCACAAAGGCAGCCATGTTGAGGAGATCATCTGTTGCAGAGTCGGCATATTTTTCATCAAGATAGGTCATTATCGTCGTCTTCAGGTCTTTTGTGAGTTGAGTGTCCTGGTCTTTTTCATTCAGCAAATCTGTACGGAACAGGTGGAGCACTAGCTTGACATAGGAGACTGTCACGTATGACTCCCCTGAGAGGGAGTCTGTGAACTCCAGAAGAGGAGTTAAGGCCTCATGCAGTGACTCCAGAACACCAATGTCCTGCCATGTAGGGATCAGGTGCCTGTTGTTTTTGTCTGCAAACAAAACTTCAGCGATTGCCTTTTGTTGTTCGAGGACCCTTGCCACCATCTTCTGTCTTGATCCCCACCTGGTTGGTGACTCTGTGACCAGCTGGTGTTTTGGGAGAAGGAGACGTTCCTGAGCTTTAAAAAGCTCCCTCTTTTTCTTCCAGGAGTAGGAGAAGGCAGAGACCACCTTCTTACACACTCCAACAGCCTTTTCCACTCTTTTATCTTTCCCTGCCGCACCTGCAGAAATACAAAAGTAAATACAGTGTAAATAACTGGTAACTgataaatcaataataataataacaacaacaacaaaaatggggAAAATAATTATGAGAatgataacaacaacaacaaaacttttATCATGTTCTATTGGCTGATCAAGTCAACATAATCAACAGAGAATTCTACTCACCAATTGCTGAGTGCAAACGATGGCCAAAGCACTGCAGCCCTGTCCACTTGTTTAATGAAGCTGGCTTCACTATATTTGCCCCGCTGTCTGTGGTGATGCACACCATTTTTCCTCAGCCAGACTCCAGGACAACAGTGCCTCCTTCAAGCCTTCTGCTATTATCTCCCCGGTGTGGTCTTCGGGGAAATACGCAGTTTCCAGGCATCGTGTTTTCAGAACCCAGTCATTGTCGATGAAATGAATTGTCAAGCTTAGGTATGGCTCGCATGAACGGCTTGACCACATGTCGGAGGTTGTCGCAAAGTGCTTTGCTAACAGTATCTCCTTTTCCACGGATTCCCTGCACATTGTGTAAAGCTTAGGAATAGCTGTCTTGCAAAAGTACTTTCGGCCAggtagaactagggatgtcccgatccaggtttttgcacttctgatccgataccgatattgtttttgcacttccgatccgataccgatactgaccgatactggcctatccgagcatgtattaaagtttaaagttatttagcctacatagttgtcagaatcatgttgaaaagggttttagtactcttgataacaactagccagctgaattaggggagtttgaataatacacaatggttggtaacaagaaactgacctgtttattcaaggataaacacaaaatagacaaaattatacatgacaaacagaaatggcatcattgaaactagggctgggcgatatggcctttttttaatattgcgatattttaaggccatattgtgatacgcgatatacagtatatctcgatattttgccttagccttgaatgaacacttgatgcatataatcacagcagtatgatgattctatgtgttttgattgattgagacttttattagtaagttgcacagtgaagtacatattccgtacaattgaccactaaatggtaacacccgaatatgtttttcaacttgtttaagtcggggtccacttaaattgattcatgatacagatatatactatcagatatatactatcatcataatacagtcatcacacaagataatcacatttaattatttacattatttataatccagggtgtggagggggggcgccggatgtaagtatcaaaaagacagccaaaagagtttgatatgagaataaatctaaagttaaaatatagggtagaaatgcacccatttgcaggaaatgtagtcttgattttcaaaattttctttcaaggcttgcatgtctacattaacacATTCTTCttaatactgcattaatatatgctactttaaaactttcatgcagagaaggaaatcacaactaaaaaaatcactaattttttcatacggtgttgatctggaaatgtttgcctcggcattttgatggtgtggcgtgtggcaccgaacggagataagcgtctccacagaccttacaatatttgaacaatgatgacgaaaactgttttctctgtcgtgtcggtgtgtcgaaaattgttatgcgcttatttttttattagattttgtgcgtggcatataattgctatgcgcagaggacgcttaaacagtgcgcaattgcacaagcgcgcaccttagagggagcgttgggtcacacagctgcgctagcatcacagctaacgttagccatgctgctacctctctgctgggagagggtgtatacgtatgtgacgtatgtcgtgagagtaccgtattttccgcactataaggcgcaccggattattagccgcaccttcaatgaatggcatatttcataactttgtccaccaataagccgccccggactataagccgcgcctacgctgcgctaaagggaatgtcaaaaaaacagtcggataggtcagtcaaactttaataatatattaaaaaccagcgttctaacaactctgttcactcccaaaatgtacgcaaatgtgcaatcacaaacatagtaaaattcaaaatagtgcagagcaatagcaacataatgttgctcgaacgttaatgtcacaacacacaaaataaacatagcgctcactttctgaagttattcttcattcgtaaatccttcgtcttcggtgtccgaagtgaaaagttgggcaaatttacgatccactggcagatgttggcgtcgtctggcgctgcctcctcgtcttagtgaaggtgtgttcgccttctgtcatccattgttcccacgcagttagcagtctagctttgaatgccctgttgacaccaatatctagcggctggaggtcttttgtcaatccacccggaatgacggcgagtattgaattaagcgcgtaagcgtgtctctcaatgtgctgttatgagctagcaaatataacaactacactacccagcatgcaacgatagttacgagcatgcgcggtagccctgagaagcgttgtatgctggcagttagcacgctgtgagtaaacgttgagaactcagttaacacgcctcgtctgcattatttataattagacagacaacacacttaataggagccattttggggtctttacataaacacacaaatggaaatgaaacgtcacatatcccagcatgcaccgcgcgcttcttcgtcatccattgttcccacgcagttagcagtctagcttcgaatgccctgttgacaccaatatctagcggctggaggtcttttgtcaatccacccggaatgacggcaagtattgaattaagcgcgtaagcgtgtctctcaatgtgctgttatgagctagcaaatataacaactacactacccagcatgcaacgatagttacgagcatgcgcggtagccctgagaagcgttgtatgctggcagttagcacgctgtgagtaaacgttgagaactcagttaacacgcctcgtctgcattatttataattagacagacaacacacttaataggagccattttggggtctttacataaacacacaaatggaaatgaaacgtcacatatcccagcatgcaccgcgcgcttcttctacggggaaaaaagatggcggctgtttaccgtagttgcgagacctaaactttatgaaaatgaatcttaatatttatctatatataaagcgcaccgggttataaggcgcactgtcagcttttgagaaaatttgtggtttttaggtgcgccttatagtgcggaaaatacggtatgtgacgtatgacgtgacagtatgtgacgtgtgtaagaagttgtgcttgctgtctgtgagagggcggaacggaaattagggcgcagtagaaaagtggaatgtattatttaaatcggtgcgttggaaaacacggaccggagtgttttttaaactggatctggatcggcattttcccatgccttgccgatacgcatttttttgcaaatatcggcagccgatccgatccaaatatcggatcgggacatccctaggtaGAACATAACGGGGGTCGAGCACGTATATGAGACTCTTGTACCCAGACTTCTCAACTATGCTGAGCggtagcatgtccttcgctaattgatacaccactgcatccgttatttctttataacgttttgaatttttgtcgtatggcactgctgccgagtacctctcgatggtggtctgttgttgccgctTCGGTGCTGTTCCACTTGCACCGGCTGATGTAGATGGTTGTGGCTGTTTGATACTGCTGTACTCCAGCGGGTGAGAGCGGctcaggtggtaaaataagtttgtcgtgttcccagacttggtcgggacgacgaccttgcaaagtttgcagacagtattactctgattcgtatcggacttaaaaaatccaaaatactgccaaactggtgacgtgacatttccttttttatttacaatttcctctcgtgCTGCCGCACTCATATTCCTGTTTCGTTTCACTCCTCGTCGTCAGCTAGCCGttgttgctctttttttttttcttcctgttagcatttcccagaatgccttgcggttcaggctcggccgtgataggtcgagaggccaaagcccttcctctgcctacaccccccagaatgccgtgcggttccggctcggcctttcttcctatttttttctaacagaactcagtgaaattatcgaacgttctatcgaccccattttctattgatattgatcacatgtctatcgcgatatatattgttattgttttatcgcccagccatactctttcctgtctctccttctcacagacagcaagcgcagcttctacacacgtcacatactgtcacgtcatacgtcacatactgaacatatacgccctcacggagcagaaaggtagcagcatggctaacgttagctgtgatgctagcggtaatacgagcgaaagaaggtgcgaatctggtaacaaatgaaggaagaattaattcccccaaaaaacagcaggggtccatcgtctggcggtggtttggcttcaagtgggaatatgtcgaacagacagccgtaatttgtcaagtgtggagcaaaagcgttgctataaaaagtagcagtagcctactgctaatatgtagcatcatttgaaaagtcccctgctagtgatcgaagagtgctcactccaatacaatccactttatttatatagcacatttaaacaacaaaaatgtttccaaagtgctgcacaacaatattaaaaacaatatttaagtacttcgcacgtcaacatctccgttcggtgccacacgtccacaccatcaaaatgcagaggcaaacatttccagatcaacaccgtaagaaacaaatagtgattttttttttagttttgatttccttctctgcatgaaagtttaaaattagcatatattagtgcag
This is a stretch of genomic DNA from Nerophis lumbriciformis linkage group LG29, RoL_Nlum_v2.1, whole genome shotgun sequence. It encodes these proteins:
- the LOC133571872 gene encoding E3 SUMO-protein ligase ZBED1, whose translation is MVCITTDSGANIVKPASLNKWTGLQCFGHRLHSAIGAAGKDKRVEKAVGVCKKVVSAFSYSWKKKRELFKAQERLLLPKHQLVTESPTRWGSRQKMVARVLEQQKAIAEVLFADKNNRHLIPTWQDIGVLESLHEALTPLLEFTDSLSGESYVTVSYVKLVLHLFRTDLLNEKDQDTQLTKDLKTTIMTYLDEKYADSATDDLLNMAAFVDPRFKAQYISPEKEEAIKERAVSEMLDENTGQSEAEVSEGTAGQGAEGEAATPLPLGVKKQPSLGSFFKKQSQDDEEDASPLTERQKVENELKSYLKCLDTDSESDPLEWWKVYERKFPRMSQLAKGYLCIPATSTPSEIIFSTGGNIVTCTRAALKPGMVNQLVFLAQNLQ